From uncultured Pseudodesulfovibrio sp.:
GTCATGTAACCGGCAGCCCAGTCACCCATGATGTTGAAAGCGGCACGGCCATCGATGACCATGTCGGTTGCCTGCTGCCAGGACAGGGAGGAAGCGTCTGCATTGGTGTATTCCAAAACGCGACCAAACAATTCCCATGCCTTGATACCTTCAGGAGAATCGAAAGCAAGCTTGCCGGACCACAAAGCATCCCAGTTGTCAGCGCCCAGAGAGGCCAGTGCAACGGATTCCCACAGATGGTTGGCGGTCCAGTTCTGAGCCAGAGCCAAAGGAGTGACGCCTGCGGCCTTCAGCTTTTCAGCTGCGGCGAAAAACTCATCCCAGGTCTTGGGAGCTTCGATGCCCCATTTCTTCAAATTGGCAGGCACATACCACATCACGTTGGAGCGATGAATGTTCACAGGCACGGACCAGATACCCTTATCTGTACCGATGAGCTTAATCAGACCTTCGGGGAAAACGTCCATCCAACCCTGTTCCTTGAACAGCGGAGTGAGGTCTTCCATGCGGTCAGCTTTGACCCAAGTACCGATCAATTCCTGGCCTGCGTGAACCTGAAAAGAATCCGGCGGCTCACCACCGAGCATACGGGTTTTGAGAACGGCCTTGGCATTGACGCCGGAGCCACCAGTAACCGTAGCATTGATTACGTTCACATTGGGATTCTGTTTCTTGTAAATTTCAATCAGAGCGGCCAGAGCCGGGCCTTCATCACCAGCCCACCAGGAGAAGATCTCCAGATCGCCGGTCAGGTCTTTTGCCTGTGAAACCTGCGGTGCACCAAGCAGCAGGACAGCGGCAAAAACGAGGAGCAATTTAGCAAAACCCTTCATAATACCTCCTAAGGTTGTCGAAATATCCATAACCAATCAATTAACTATTAAAACAACCACTTCGATAGATATAAAATCAACGAAGTGCGTTGGTTGTCTCCGGGTCAAAAAGGACCATGCGATCAAACTCAAAACCAATGGGAACCACTTCACCGGGGTGGGCAACGACACGGCCTTCCACTTCGGCAATAAGTTCATTTTCACCATCAATGACGATTTCAAGGTGAGACTGACCGCCAAGAATTTCAGAAACCACGACCTCCCCCTGGCACCACCATTCCTTGGGGAGTTTTTCGATATTATCGCCCATCT
This genomic window contains:
- a CDS encoding extracellular solute-binding protein; amino-acid sequence: MKGFAKLLLVFAAVLLLGAPQVSQAKDLTGDLEIFSWWAGDEGPALAALIEIYKKQNPNVNVINATVTGGSGVNAKAVLKTRMLGGEPPDSFQVHAGQELIGTWVKADRMEDLTPLFKEQGWMDVFPEGLIKLIGTDKGIWSVPVNIHRSNVMWYVPANLKKWGIEAPKTWDEFFAAAEKLKAAGVTPLALAQNWTANHLWESVALASLGADNWDALWSGKLAFDSPEGIKAWELFGRVLEYTNADASSLSWQQATDMVIDGRAAFNIMGDWAAGYMTTTKKLAPGTGYGWAASPGTGGEFMFLADSFCLPKGSPHRDNAVAWLKILGSKEGSDTFNPLKGSISARTDSDLSKYNDYLKSAAADFGKDRVVGSLAHGVAANETFMGGFASVMEMFLKSKNATAAGKACQQLAKKSGI